The Haliaeetus albicilla chromosome 23, bHalAlb1.1, whole genome shotgun sequence nucleotide sequence GATTACATCTCTGGGTTGTGTTTGTTCTGCTTAGTTATTTTTATTGGTAATAAGCACCACAAACCTTTGAGGGCTGGAAGATTTTGCATATGAAGAGTGTAATTTAGTGTGGTGGGTATTGCTTTCAgtgctcctcttttttttttttttcttccagcttctaGACTCCAGGCTTTAGATCTGTTAGACTATTGTGTTTtgttagcttttattttttgagagCCTAGTCATATAACACTCTACACAGTTAAATCACCTGTTTTACTGTGGAATTGCAACTGATATAGGGAAACTATTGacaaatgtataaatattgTACAGTTCTATGAAGCCTTATCATGGTAtcaaacataaaaattaagGTTAGTGTTAGTGtttgaaaaaaagactttgaaaaataaagaatcaTTATATGTGCAGTAACCTTCCTCTCTCCAATTGATGTACAAATTTGATTGGCTTGCTTCAAAAGTCAAACATGATGTTAGTCTTTTCACCTTTTCCTCTAGACTTCATGCTGAAGCAGAGCACCGACAAAGACTGAGACCAAATGCTTTCCTGGCTTTCCTATTAACTAGGattcttacaaaaataaaagctgtttttccatgaaaatatgTTGTTCTGAAGTGCGGCATTACACTCAAActggtattttccttttgtctaCCTCTGTTATTCCCcagtaaaatgtaaaaatatatttttataaactaTTCATTGAGTTATTGAGGCATTTAATAGTCTATGGAGAGGTTAATGCAGCTGTGACTTTCTTTTCAGCAGATTTTAATTGAGACCGAATTCttttgatgttttccttttttaaatgatgcaaatttttataaattaatctgaacataaattaaattttttcatGAAAGTTAAAATTCCTATTTTGAAGTATGATTATGAAAATCTTATAGTATAGAGCAGTAATGGTTTAATACCAAATTTTAATAAACCTGAAGCTGAACAAGCTGAGTTGCTTTTtaaacttacatttttttctgactgagCATCATCATAAATAAATTGGTAAGAAGTTAAAACCCCAATGCAATTTTCACtatatttgttcttttaattaaaagtgctttttcttaGGTTCCATTCCAGTGTTCCAGTATACTGCATGTTCCTTCATCCCTAGGCTTTTGGTGAGAGgttcattttaagaaaagcagtCTCCTTCCCTCTGTATGTTATGAAAACAATAACTGGCAGCAGGTTGAAACACTTTGTGGATAATCATTGTTGCTCAGTTTTGAACTAGAGAAATATCTGTTTCTATTAATTCGCTCGGTGTGACAAAATGGATGTGAAAACTCTTAAATATAACAGCAGGGAAACAGTATTAACTAATTGGTACTTCAGCATAATTCGGCATAGATAATCACTTTCTTAACCACGCAATACAAAATCAGTTGCTTAGCTTCAAGATATGTTGGTAGTTTGCTTTACAATCAAATGCTATTTAGTGGTTTGCTGGCAAGGTAATTGTACAGGGTTAGAAGTATTCATCAGAGATTACATGGTTTGAGGAGCATGGCCAAGGTAGACATCTGgaaacaaaaagccccaaaagaAAAGGCACGTAAGTTGTAGCAGGTTCTCGAATGTTCATATACAGCTGTAAAGAGAGAATTAGTTTCATTTTGCATCAAAATGTTTATCTGTTTCTCctgctgactttttttaattactttttttaattgaatttcagTCGCTCGTACAACTTACATTTTGTATAAGGATTGCAATTCACTTAAAATCATTAGTATGTTAAATGCAGTGCATTTTAGCTAAAACATGTCCTAGACATTATTCAGTTAGGGTTAATCTATTTACAGTTACAAATACTTAGCTTAATTCACTTAAGAAAACTTAAAGGTATTGGATGCTTCATAGAAACCCAAACTTGCCTTTAGATTTTCCAGTGAAATCGGTATCCATACCCTGACTTCTTGAACTGATAACCTAATCAAattcttaaaaaacccaaaacaaaccatacCTCTAGACTTTAATTGgattttaaattcttatttttatttctgaatttgagGAAACATACTGCAGTATGATAAATGAATTATGTAAGTTGTGTACTTGTGTTGATTTGACTTGTGTGTATTTTAGTGCTCATTATACAAGGCTTGAAGTCTTACTGTCAGAATACTCTGAAAGTTCTGTAAAATGTTTATAGAATTATGAAATCTTTTGCAGCAAATTGTTTTTTGCTCATTCTGTAATATGAAAGTATATTGTTAGATTAAACTTTTCAGTAAGTTGACTCGGAATTTTTCTGACAGGTTATTTTCTTTCGATAAGTTAAATTGATTGTTTTCATCTATCCTTTAGAAAAcccaacatttaaaaaaaaccaaacatttgaATAATATCTAGACCTGTGACAGCATCTGAGAATCCCTTGGTTTGTCttcaattttgtttcttaaaggGGTTGTGTTTTATACTacctttttaataaacaaactCGTGAACAAAACAAGTCTTTTCTGATTAGTGTCAAGATAATGCATTTGTcttacttttttcctcagtaaaAGATACTGTAGCATTTGGTGCCCAGTGACTTATAAAGCCTATGTGTTAACATGCCAGCGTTTTCCAACTGGAGTCCAGTAGTCATGTTGCTAGAACTGTAAGTGTTTGCAGTGGGATAGTGGGATGTGGTGTTTGTTCCctctttgtgggttttgtctCAGACTTCATTCTGGCTGCTTCTGTTAGTGGACCCTGTATGAAGATAAAAGGAGCTGGAGGAATGACTGCAGACACCATAGTtgtaattgggggggggggctgttgtTTGTTAAGGACAAGCAGAATTGCAATTTTTATTCTCGGAAATTAAGTTttttggtgttgggttttttgtgtgggttttttggtttttttttttttaaagcttaacATTTTGAATGCTTAAAAAGCGCTGGAAATCAGTTGTTTCAATTCATAAACTGCAAAGGAATAGGGATGATAATCCCATTTTTACCCAGTAGTTCTTTGGGGTGTTCACGTAGGAGCTTTAAACTGGTGCCATCTAACAACCTTACGAGTCCTTTAACTGCCAACCTAAGAGGAAATTCTTGAATGAGGTCTTGAAAAGATTTAGCAGATTAAGTCGCTGCTATATGAAAGAGTTTAGAAAAGGGGGTAGAAGAACAAATGATTGAGATGTTGGCACTTGCCCTGCTGATAAACTGGAATCCAGTCTGTCTCACaatgaaaatgtgtttatgCAAAGAGTGTGTCAATAAAAGACTAAGCACCATCCTGGGAAATCTTACAGCCTGGTAGTTAAGTTGTTCTGGGAGATGGCAGAGGGCGGATTCATACGTATTTAGGCAGAGAGAATTGGACTGTGCTCTCCTACTTTCTGGGTGTGTAAACAAACTCTTAAGCTACTGCATAAAAGACTTCATGTCACCAGTTTGGTGACTCTAGTTGCCCAGTGTATTATTCCAGCAGTGACTGGTGAATTTGACCCTGATTCAGCATTTCTGGAATGGCTGCAATTTGGTAATTTTGGtaaatttactaaaaaaaaaaaaccacccaaactaCCTGTTTCTTGCTACAGCCCTTACAGAACAAgaatgatgtttttattttctgaagatttcTGTAGTCATTTAAACAGATCCAgtgaagaagagagagaaattggGTATCCAGCTTATCTGGGATGGAGACAGGTgatcttttccttcttgcagaTGTTTGTAGTTACACACTTAATGCTGAATATGTTATAACCTGGCATAGGAAAGCCCTTTCTGACCCTGGCCAAGTTTGGTTCTCTGCCATAACTTGTTTATCATCTTTCACTAAACTCTTCCGAAGTCGAGACGCTGTCTTCTTTATTGTGTACACTTTGGCATAAAAAACCCCCTACTTACAATCCTATTTTCCTCATTCCTGAAACCTCCTAACCTGGTTGACTTGTTGGAGTGCATTTCATGCATTCTTAGCAGATAGGCTGAAGGAAACGCCTAGTTCACTCGCAGCTAGAGGCTAGAAAGCATGTAGGGAGTTCATGAacattgcttgtctcttccTGCAGTCATTGCGGAGTGCACATAGCCTGCCGGGGCAAGGATCCCAAACTGCTGGACACAGCATGACCGTCCCACATCTGGAAAATCTTACTGGTGTGACACCATTCGTGACATTGCGTTAAGGTAGGAGAATTCAATGATAATTTCAATGTATGTTCACTGACTTTCTCAGATGTTCCCTCATTTGAAAGCTACTTGAGGAAAGAGAATTCCTGCTTGTTAAATTATTGCTTAAGAGTTGGGaagtggaatttttttattttatttatttttaaaactagttTGGGCTGCATGAACTAGAGAACAGAGGGTTCCCTGTCTGATGCTACAGTGATGGGAAATTAATACTACTAGCAAGGGTAGGGGATGTGAAAAATACTGTACAGTATTGTCACTTGTGGTGAGCTGTCAACAACCACGTCTCTTAAGCCTGTGTTGACCTTGCATCCTTGTCCACCTGAAGGATAAATAACTTGGACAATTACTTGCACTATTTTGCCATAATTAACCCATTCTGAGAGTAGTGTGAGGTGAGCTGAGTCCATTTCATCGTGAGCTCCAGTTCTTCTACTATAGTTTGACAGCAGTTAGTGGCAGACACAGATCGGAaggatttctgcctttttttgcaGACTTCCTGCTGGAAGATGGAAGAATGGGAAGTTCAGGTAATGAAGACCACAGTGCTCCAAATCTTAAGTCCTGACTCTTGGGACATTAGATTCCTCTTATGTGCATATGGTTCACTAAGGGGACTGAGATATAACCTAGGTTATATCCAGCCTTCTTACGACTACTTGTGGGAAAGCACAAGAGGTTTTTGggggaaatgaggaaaaaaaaaaaaagaaaaattaccattctttcttttaaaaaatgtattgtttttcTAATATTGTAACTACTGTGGTCACAATTCACAGAAGCGTGACAGCTGCTACACACCACTAAATAAATGGTGCTAAAAGAGCTTACAATTAATGTCACAAGCAAGTCGAGCATGTTAATAAAGTGGTACAAAGACGCAGTGGCTGGCTTGCACTGAGTgaggaacaggaaaaatagaCCTCTGGGCCAGAgctaatgctttttaaattgtaCGTTGATGTGTGGTGGTAGAGCAGTGTAGGAAGAGCTGGTTTGCTGCTTGCTGTTGAGATGGCCTGATGTAGTCCTTTTTCGGGCCATATGGTTGCTGATGACTTTGCCAAGCTTTCACCGCTTGGGTTGGAATTTTCCATGGCAAGCGTTGGCCTCCAGCTGAGCAACCAGAAAGTTTCTTAACCTAAACAGTGGGttgctttctgaaacaaaactgggaaaaaatagTGTCTCTTCCTGTGCTTGAAGTTGTTTGGCTGGGTTGTGCTAGTTCCTGCTCCCCTCATGGGCCTTGGGAAGGTGCCTGTAAATCAGGAGGAAGGTTTTTTGGTTTAAGTTTTCTGTGTTTGGGAAAGTTTGGTCAGCTTGAAAGTTCTGAAAGATTGTCTTCTCCATCAGACGACTGCTATGGAGTATCCCCTTGCTTTCCTAACTGGTGACCAACCTGTATTTGTCCCATCCCCACCACTATGTTCAGGTGGACCAGAGGTTGGAGTTGGGGAAAGGATGCAAGAAGGGCAAAGCAATAGAAATCCTAAGATGAGGACTGAGGAACTCTTGAGTTTGAACATAAATTGGTAGTTGATGACAGGGGACTAGGGCTAGCTGAGCAAGGGATCATGAAGAGGGGGAGAAATGAACAGACAATATGGGGGAAGTAGAGCTAACAAGCAAAACTAGACATAGAAGCAAATGATAAACATGGACAAGAAGTTTGTAGGTGAAGGCTTGAGATTAAAAAGGGAATGGATTATGGCTGGATAACCTTAATCctcatttttcttaatgtctGAATAGTTGGCTTTACAGCCTGAACAGTCTTTTCATGCGTAAGAAACACTGAGAGACCATTTGGAGGCAGCCTTTGCAGATATTTCAGAATACCCTTCCAGACACAGATGAGTGCAATGCTTGTTAGGAAGGTACTGAGGACTGGGGGGTTTATGGTTAGAAAAGAAATCCGATAAATGTATCGGAATAGATTAAGCAACACTGTGTATTGCAGGGCTAGTTGGATGGAAACACAAATCTAATGATTCATTAGGTTTTGCGTGATAAAACTGGCTATTGGCCGAAGGTTTCCCCAGTCTCTGAAAAATAGCGGCCGCCTTTTTGCTAGCAAGGTAAATCAATTATGCTATGCGGTGTGATGAGCTGTTCCAGTGAGACTGGAAAATTGAATAGAAACAGCAGGCACTTCTCACTGCATGCATAGCTTGAGCATTGCTAAATATGATTTTGATTACAGTAGAACATATGAGCTCTGGTTGTAGAATTAGCTCCCCTGCGGCCAGAAACTGCACAAATGCATAAAAACGATCCTTCTCCAGGGCAAGCAGTGACGTTCCTTGTCCTACTCTTACCATATCTGGTAGCAGAGATTTTTAAGGAGAACAAAAAGGAGTCTTACAGTCTTCTGTTGACTTCCTGCAAACTATTTTAGAGTAATTCCTGCCTTAAATCCATAACTTCTGGTTGAGCTCCAGTGTGTGTTTTAGCAGTTTTGCTACCAAAGTTTTAAGCAACTGGCAGACCCACCACGTTCCTAGGTAAGTTGTTGCAaacaaaaagggctttttgtttggtgggttcTTTTACTTGAATTGCCATAATTTGAATTTCCAATAATTTAATCTGAGTGTCTTTTTCTAACAGGTGAAGCAACTAATTACTCTCAGAAGTCTTTTCCTTGTGGAGGTCTGTGCTGACAGTGATCAAGGTACTTCAAACTCTACTGTATCTAAAGTTGTTATTATTTGAAGCTCCAatgagtattttttctttaattttttttttcactctgtcaGTATGGTTTTTTTGAGCAATGCAAAAACCAGAATTGGACAAAGCATTTTGGTAAGTTCACCCTGAGCTTCATCCAGGGATAATGCCACCTCTGTATTGTCTGAAGTGCTTCAGTTCTGTTAGCACACTTCCATCCTCAGGGTATATTTGCACAGTGCTAGATCCTAAGCCCAGAGTTATAAAGATGGATGAAGGCAGCGTGAGAAATAACAGCTGGTGGATAGACGTACTGATGTTATTCTTCAATAGAGCCAATGCTATGGCATTGACAGGTAACTTATACAAGGTTGGTAGCCATCAGGCCCTCTGCATCTCTAAGCCATTCACTGCTTTCAAGACGCAGTATGCCTTACTAAAGTTGCACATTGTACAGCTATATCAGACTTAGAGCTGACCAGCAAAAGATAACTGCATTGAGCGAGTTAAAGACTAATTGGACTCAATTTGTCTGATTGGGAAAAATGCACCCCCAtcaaaattctgaaaaatgtggTACATATTTATTGAAAGGTTTCTCCTTTTGATTTATACTTCAAGTATTTCCTATTAGAAGTATATAGTAAGGAAATCAGTAAAGAAAAGGTgcatggaagaagcagaaaCCCAGATAAAAAATCTAATCTTACTAGTAATGGTTCTTGTGGCACTACCAGTTTCAGGAAGAAGGCGGGCTCACTACTGACTGTGGACTTTAAGTTGAATAGTATTTCTTTGACTGGTCTGTTGTTCTTGTTTTGGCAGGGGCTGTTGGTTattgaaaatggaagaaacaagGAAGCTCTCTCCAAAGCCGTGTAAAAGCAAAGAACCTGTGAAAACAGAATGGGGGTCTCAGAGTGTTGTATTTACGTATTTCCAAGGGGATATTAACAGCGTGGTAGACGAACATTTTTCTAGAGCTCTAAGCAGTGCCAAGAACCCACAAGACCTAAGCACAAAGCACAAGAGTGAGACTGTTGTCCTGAAGAACGGTGAGCGGCTTTCCACGTGTGAGCGTGGTGTTAGACAGGGGTGACTAGCTTTCACTAACGAATTTAAGATGCAGCGTGCTGCAATTTGGAAGTGTGTGCAAatggaaagcaagaaaattgTGCTTGCAAAGCCCTGGATTATGTAGCTGGGACTTCCTGGGTAAAAACCTGTGCTTGCTGGGGTCCTTCCCAAGCTCTCTGTTGGCGGGACCGGGTCCTCATTTTCCAGGCAAGAGCCTCCATCACTGTCAGATGCATTAAGCACATTATGACTTAATTTGTTGTCTTTGCAAGAATATATTTGTCTAAGCTTGCAATTGTTAAAACCCTGCCTATGCTAGTGGGCTGTAAGAAAACACAtgtaatatttatttgaaagtaTTGGTGGTGTTGGTTTAATCTGCTTTTAGTATGAAtttgttgttgatttttaaGATAAGCAGCACTAAAGTGAAtatctatttctttaaaaatgaatatgcaATCTGGTAGCATTCCCTTAGAAGTCCATTGGAATTTGCCttggaaaaaagtaagaatttACGAGACTTCAgatgctttctttctctttttaagtaGATAGCATGTCTCCCCATCAGTGGAATTTCTCTTCACATTGCTCCAAACCATATCCGTCATCTTCAGCTACAAGCATGTCAAATTCTGGTCtgaatttttctgctgctggtaTGGCAGGCCAATACCAGTCATCAACTCTGCGGAGTCATCCAACTCAACCTGCAGATTTATGGCCCTTCCCTTCGATTGGGACTCACAGTCTTACCAGTTCGGTATATCATCATGCCTTGCCTGACCTGCATGCGGTAGATGAACCGATCTCTGACAGGAAATACGGTTCTCTTCTTGGTCTTCTGCAGCAGGAAAGGTGCCTAACATCCATGCAAGAATGTACCATGAAGCAACACTCAAGTCCTGCTTGTATGACTGGACCTGCTAGGTTACAAAATATAAGTCAAAGTTCAGCTCCTGGGGGAGGTAAGGAGATATTTATTATCACTTTATTCTTTGATAGCATCTTATGtaaagagacaaaaataatacagtCTGTTCCTACGGTTTGCAAGCTGGAGCCATCTCCAGCCCAGCTCataggaatttttttcaatAGTTAACCCATGCTGTGTACTGTGCTACTTGGGGTTGAGTAGCTATATAGTACGGCTTAATCAAAAATACGCACTGCCCACTTGCATAATATTTTGCCTTCTGGCTCACATTAGGGAGATACTTTAAGTGAATATAAGCATTATCCACAGTGCTATCAGGATCTCTACCTTATAGGTAGCAGGTAGGGTGGCACTGTGTGTAGTGGATGCTCCTGTATTATGACAAGAAAGGAGTGGCCAGGTAAGAGCCCTGAGCAACCGAACTTACTGCGTAGGGCGTTAGTGATATTCTGAATACAGGATGTGAAACTGCAGCCCTTACCAGAATGGCCAGGgatttctctccctccccagtcTCTGTCTGTAGCTGGAAGGACTAGGGTAAAGGGGCTGGCGGGCTGGCCTTGCCTTGTCTGCCAGCTAATTGCTGCCTGCCACGAAGCACTGCTGCCCTGTATGTCAAAGgctgtgtttgtgttttgcagTAGATTTCCCAGAACTAATGCAATTCACGCAGAAGTGATGATTGTTACTTACTTATTATTAACAATTAGTAGGAATCCCAATCCTAGGTACTACTAGCGCACAGAAGAAAGGTGGCTGGTGGCTGAAGTCTGTTTCCCAGGAGCTTATGTTCCTACAGCATCTAGGTCAGCTGGATAAAATTGCTCCCTTGTGAGTAATTTCTGCCTTTGAGAAGCTCTCTGAGATCAAGCTTCCTGGCCAGAGCCCTGGTGCCCTGTTAGGGTATGCCTGCATTGCTGTTCCTAGGCGTTACCCAGATAGTCAGCTTGGCACTGGTCTCCAAGAAAAAGGGTTGTGAAATGTTTAGGGAGTCgctggaaaaatacagcatgtCCTACCTGGTGCTTCTAGATAAAAAAGACCAGGCATGTGAAGAAGTGATCCCGAGTCTTAGGTTTTGAAAAATAACCAGCTGTGAAATACCTACTGGTTACCTGGTTTCTAATCTGCATTGGCAAAAATACGGCAGAACGTGGGCTAAAACTACCGTTTATATCTACAGGCAGTCTTATCCACAGTTCCTCTTTTGAGGGTATACAGAAGCTCTGTTGTTATGAGGACCCCAGCTGTGGGTGTGTTGCTACCTTAGTCCTGCTAGAGTGTCTAATgcctgtgtgtgtctgtgcatggAAAAGGGAGAGTGTGTGTGTCTTTGGCTGGAATACAAACTTTCTGCTCATGATACATAGTTAGATTTAGCTGAGGCTGTATGTATGTGTTACACAGGCATGCACCCTAGAATTTTTGCAGCTAGTAAGTGACAGTCTAATTACTTTAAAGACACTGTCTGGACTTCTAGGGTTTAATTTAAGAACAAGGTTAGGTGCCCTCTTCCCCCAAGGGGGCAATGTGAGCCTATCAAGGCTTGGGAACCCAAAGAACCAACTCCTCCAAAAAAGGAGATGTTTCATGAAACTAGTCTTGGAATCGAAAAAGGGAGGCAGTGCTGACAACAGTGGACTTTTGTTgagaatttcagaaagaaaatgagtggGGGGaaaattgaaaaggaaattaaacagcTTGGTGCTCCCCAGCCATCACAAAtcaaagccttttctttcaGGATGTTTACAGGGCCTTTCTGAATATTCAGGGAGCCTCATAACACCACATGTGTGTAACGCTGTACATGTGCTTATCAAGCAACCCAAAAAGAACAGATAAGAAATGGCTGGCCCAGGTTCACAGGGAATCTTTGGCAAGTCCCTAGGATGTGTGCATCTAGTCTGGCTGTGGGAGTCCCTGTTTCTTGGCTCTATCTGTTAAATATACTTCTTGTTGCGCTGTGTCATGTTTAAGAACAGCTGATATTTATATTTATGGAAGTGTATATTGCTGTGCCAGACAGCACAGAGCTCCCCAGCACCTGTGCTATAGGCTGGGCTGCAAAAGCACAAGGTTTCTTTAGGAACTACTGTCTGCTTTTAGCTCTGTGTTGAATCTCTGCTCAtctccagtatttttttttttttttaagagagaagaGCAAGCTCTTACCAAGGCTCAGAAAATCCCAGTGTAAGCCATGCCACTGCAGGTGAGTAATGAAACCAGCAGGTTTGGAACAAATTAATACTCACCTGTGAAGGACAGCTGCCTTATTTACGCATGCAGAATTAAAGATGCTTCCTTGCTTGCTTCCTGactgtatttcaaaagcttgctttttcccccagATATAGACACCATCTCCCATAGCTACATTaacagagaagagggaaaacatTCTATTAAAATGAGATACATGATTTTCTAACTCCATCTACCTTAGTTTTTGTGGTTATACCATCAGCCTGCCACTTCACAATGCCTGTTTTGCACTGGCTGTCCACGTTTCAGATCCCAGAAAGGCAGGACACCCCTTGCTTTGTATCTCAAGCACCTGGCTTCAGGCTGAGGTCCCTGTTGGAGCTGTGTGTTAGCATTACTGCAGTTTTCACCAGCAAACCCACCACACTGCTTGGAGAGTTGTTCTAAGAAATTATTCCCAAAGCATTCAGGCTTCCATATTTTTATTAGCCTCTTGAGACTGTGTCATACCCTGATGTTGGTTCTTTGATGTGCAATATTTTGGGGATACTTTGGATGGGTCATTCTGGTTATTCTAGTAAGGGCCCTCTTGCATCAGACCCAAAggtgcaattttttttgcacAACATCCTAAGAGATTGCGTGGACTATGCTGTTTGACTGTCCTGATACTGCTGTGTCTTACAGGAATTCAGATTCATGACAGAAGACGAGATTTGTACTTTTAGCAACTGGATGTTTCTACTTTGTTCTGAAAGAGAAAGTTCTTGCTGTGAACTTTTATTATTTGCAACTGTGAATCAAGAAGAAATGAACTGCAGCtattctgtgctttttctctcaGTTGGAAGAATACATGTACTATT carries:
- the VGLL1 gene encoding transcription cofactor vestigial-like protein 1 isoform X2, whose translation is MEETRKLSPKPCKSKEPVKTEWGSQSVVFTYFQGDINSVVDEHFSRALSSAKNPQDLSTKHKSETVVLKNDSMSPHQWNFSSHCSKPYPSSSATSMSNSGLNFSAAGMAGQYQSSTLRSHPTQPADLWPFPSIGTHSLTSSVYHHALPDLHAVDEPISDRKYGSLLGLLQQERCLTSMQECTMKQHSSPACMTGPARLQNISQSSAPGGERRASSYQGSENPSVSHATAGIQIHDRRRDLYF
- the VGLL1 gene encoding transcription cofactor vestigial-like protein 1 isoform X1, which gives rise to MEETRKLSPKPCKSKEPVKTEWGSQSVVFTYFQGDINSVVDEHFSRALSSAKNPQDLSTKHKSETVVLKNVDSMSPHQWNFSSHCSKPYPSSSATSMSNSGLNFSAAGMAGQYQSSTLRSHPTQPADLWPFPSIGTHSLTSSVYHHALPDLHAVDEPISDRKYGSLLGLLQQERCLTSMQECTMKQHSSPACMTGPARLQNISQSSAPGGERRASSYQGSENPSVSHATAGIQIHDRRRDLYF